From one Streptococcus oralis genomic stretch:
- a CDS encoding cytidine deaminase: MATTELIELAIETSKQAYVPYSHFPIGAVLVAKDGSIYTGVNIENASYPLTNCGERTAIFKAVSEGQREFSELIVYGQTEKPISPCGACRQVMVEFFEQDLKVTLVAKDKSTVEMTVGELLPYSFTDLN, from the coding sequence ATGGCGACTACTGAGTTGATTGAACTAGCCATTGAAACCAGTAAACAAGCCTATGTACCCTATTCTCATTTTCCTATTGGAGCTGTTTTAGTAGCCAAGGATGGTAGTATTTATACGGGTGTAAACATCGAGAATGCTAGTTATCCCTTGACTAATTGTGGAGAACGTACTGCTATTTTTAAAGCAGTTTCGGAGGGGCAACGGGAGTTTTCAGAATTGATTGTCTACGGACAAACTGAAAAACCCATCTCACCATGTGGTGCTTGCCGCCAGGTCATGGTTGAATTTTTTGAACAAGATCTAAAAGTGACTTTAGTCGCTAAAGATAAATCGACGGTCGAGATGACGGTCGGGGAGTTACTTCCATACTCATTTACAGACTTAAACTAG
- a CDS encoding BMP family lipoprotein, with amino-acid sequence MNKKQWLGLGLVAVAAVGLAACGNRSSRNATSSSSEMKTKAAIVTDTGGVDDKSFNQSAWEGLQDWGKEHNLSKDKGYTYFQSTSEADYANNLQQAAGSYNLIFGVGFALHNAVEEAAKDHSDLNYVLIDDVIEGQKNVASVRFADNEAAYLAGVAAAKTTKTKQVGFVGGIESEVISRFAAGFKAGVESVDPSIKVQVDYAGSFGDAAKGKTIAAAQYAAGADVVYQAAGGTGAGVFAEAKSLNENKNENEKVWVIGVDRDQAAEGKYTSKDSKESNFVLVSTLKQVGTTVKDIANKTEKGEFPGGQVIVYSLKDKGVELAVTNLSEEGKKAVEDAKAKILDGSVKVPEK; translated from the coding sequence ATGAACAAGAAACAATGGCTAGGCCTTGGTCTAGTTGCAGTAGCAGCAGTTGGACTTGCTGCATGTGGTAACCGCTCTTCTCGTAACGCAACTTCATCTTCATCAGAAATGAAGACCAAAGCAGCAATCGTAACAGATACTGGTGGTGTTGATGATAAATCATTTAACCAATCAGCTTGGGAAGGTTTGCAAGACTGGGGTAAAGAACACAATCTTTCTAAAGATAAAGGTTACACTTACTTCCAATCAACAAGCGAAGCAGACTATGCTAACAACTTGCAACAAGCGGCTGGAAGTTACAACCTGATCTTCGGTGTTGGTTTTGCCCTTCACAATGCAGTTGAGGAAGCAGCAAAAGACCACTCTGACCTAAACTATGTCTTGATTGATGATGTGATTGAAGGTCAAAAGAATGTTGCGAGCGTAAGATTTGCGGATAACGAAGCAGCTTACCTTGCTGGTGTTGCAGCAGCAAAAACTACAAAAACAAAACAAGTTGGTTTTGTAGGTGGTATCGAATCTGAAGTTATTTCACGTTTTGCAGCTGGATTCAAAGCTGGTGTTGAGTCAGTAGACCCATCTATCAAAGTCCAAGTTGACTACGCTGGTTCATTTGGTGATGCTGCCAAAGGTAAAACAATTGCAGCAGCTCAATATGCTGCCGGTGCAGACGTTGTCTACCAAGCAGCTGGTGGTACAGGTGCTGGTGTCTTTGCTGAAGCAAAATCATTGAACGAAAACAAAAATGAAAACGAAAAAGTTTGGGTTATCGGTGTAGACCGTGACCAAGCAGCAGAAGGTAAATACACTTCTAAAGATAGTAAAGAATCTAACTTCGTTCTTGTATCTACATTGAAACAAGTTGGTACAACTGTAAAAGATATTGCCAACAAAACAGAAAAAGGTGAATTCCCTGGTGGACAAGTGATTGTTTACTCATTGAAAGATAAAGGGGTTGAGCTAGCAGTAACAAACCTTTCAGAAGAAGGTAAAAAAGCTGTTGAAGATGCAAAAGCTAAAATCCTTGACGGAAGCGTAAAAGTTCCTGAAAAATAA
- a CDS encoding ABC transporter ATP-binding protein, with product MAHENVIEMRDITKVFGEFVANDKINLQLRKGEIHALLGENGAGKSTLMNMLAGLLEPTSGEIVVNGQVVKLDSPSKAAGLGIGMVHQHFMLVEAFTVAENIILGSEITKNGVLDIAGATKEIKALSERYGLAVDPAAKVADISVGAQQRVEILKTLYRGADILIFDEPTAVLTPSEIDELMAIMKNLVKEGKSIILITHKLDEIRAVSNRVTVIRRGKSIQTVEIAGATNADLAEMMVGRSVSFKTEKQAPQPKEVVLSIKDLVVNENRGVPAVKNLSLDVRAGEIVGIAGIDGNGQSELIQAITGLRKVESGSVELKGKSIVGMHPRQITELSVGHVPEDRHRDGLILEMMISENIALQTYYKEPLSKNGILNYANITSHAKKLMEEFDVRAASEFVPAAALSGGNQQKAIIAREIDRDPDLLIVSQPTRGLDVGAIEYIHKRLIEERDNGKAVLVVSFELDEILNVSDRIAVIHDGKIQGIVSPETTNKQELGVLMAGGNLGKEKSDV from the coding sequence ATGGCACACGAAAATGTCATTGAGATGCGGGATATTACCAAGGTGTTTGGTGAATTTGTAGCAAACGACAAAATCAACTTGCAACTGCGAAAAGGTGAAATCCATGCACTTTTAGGAGAAAATGGAGCGGGTAAATCCACTCTGATGAATATGCTGGCAGGACTTCTTGAACCAACAAGTGGTGAAATTGTGGTGAATGGTCAGGTTGTAAAACTAGACTCACCATCTAAAGCCGCTGGTCTTGGAATTGGGATGGTTCACCAACATTTCATGTTGGTTGAAGCTTTTACAGTAGCTGAGAATATCATTTTAGGGAGTGAAATCACTAAAAATGGTGTTCTAGATATAGCTGGTGCTACTAAAGAAATCAAGGCTCTTTCTGAACGTTATGGTTTGGCAGTAGATCCTGCTGCTAAGGTGGCGGATATTTCCGTTGGTGCCCAACAACGTGTAGAAATCTTGAAAACACTCTATCGTGGTGCTGATATCCTTATCTTTGACGAACCTACAGCCGTATTAACTCCTTCAGAGATCGATGAGTTGATGGCAATCATGAAAAACCTTGTCAAAGAAGGGAAGTCCATCATTTTGATTACCCACAAGTTAGATGAGATTCGTGCAGTATCGAATCGAGTGACAGTTATCCGTCGTGGAAAATCTATCCAGACGGTTGAGATTGCAGGAGCAACCAATGCGGACTTGGCAGAAATGATGGTTGGACGCTCAGTCTCCTTTAAAACGGAAAAACAAGCACCACAACCCAAAGAAGTGGTCTTGTCTATCAAAGACTTGGTTGTCAATGAAAACCGCGGTGTACCAGCAGTGAAAAATCTATCCTTGGATGTTCGTGCTGGTGAAATTGTTGGTATTGCAGGTATTGATGGCAATGGTCAATCTGAACTCATTCAAGCCATTACTGGTCTTCGTAAGGTTGAGTCAGGTAGCGTTGAATTAAAAGGCAAATCAATCGTGGGGATGCATCCTCGACAAATTACTGAACTAAGCGTGGGCCACGTTCCAGAGGACCGTCACCGTGATGGCTTGATTTTGGAGATGATGATTTCTGAAAATATCGCTCTTCAAACCTACTACAAAGAACCACTCAGCAAGAACGGTATTTTAAACTATGCCAATATCACTTCACATGCTAAGAAATTGATGGAAGAGTTTGACGTCCGTGCTGCCAGTGAATTTGTTCCAGCAGCAGCTCTTTCAGGAGGAAATCAACAAAAAGCGATTATCGCTCGTGAGATTGATCGTGATCCTGATCTCCTTATCGTCAGCCAGCCAACTCGTGGTTTGGATGTCGGTGCCATTGAATATATCCACAAACGTTTGATTGAAGAACGTGATAACGGGAAGGCTGTCCTTGTTGTCAGCTTTGAATTGGATGAGATTTTAAATGTCTCAGACCGAATTGCTGTTATTCACGATGGTAAGATTCAAGGTATTGTATCGCCAGAAACAACTAACAAACAAGAACTTGGTGTCTTGATGGCAGGTGGAAACTTGGGAAAGGAGAAGAGTGATGTCTAA
- a CDS encoding ABC transporter permease: MSKKLQQISVPLISVFLGILLGAIVMWIFGYDAIWGYEELFYTAFGSLRGIGEIFRAMGPLVLIGLGFAVASRAGFFNVGLPGQALAGWILSGWFALSNPDMPRLVLIPLTVIIALIAGGIVGAIPGILRAYLGTSEVIVTIMMNYIVLYVGNAFIHAFPKDIMQSTDSTIRVSANATYQTPWLSELTGNSRMNIGIFFAIIAVAVIWFLLKKTTLGFEIRAVGLNPHASEYAGISAKRTIILSMIISGALAGLGGAVEGLGTFQNVYVQGSSLAIGFNGMAVSLLAGNSPIGILFAAFLFGVLQVGAPGMNAAQVPSELVSIVTASIIFFVSVHYIIERFVKPKKQVKGGK, encoded by the coding sequence ATGTCTAAAAAATTACAACAAATTTCGGTTCCCTTGATTTCCGTATTCTTAGGAATCTTGCTCGGAGCCATTGTCATGTGGATCTTCGGATATGATGCTATCTGGGGTTATGAGGAGTTGTTCTATACAGCTTTTGGTAGCCTCCGTGGAATTGGAGAAATTTTCCGTGCCATGGGTCCTCTTGTCTTGATAGGTCTTGGTTTCGCAGTTGCCAGTCGAGCAGGTTTCTTTAACGTTGGGCTTCCTGGTCAAGCACTTGCAGGCTGGATTCTCAGTGGTTGGTTTGCCTTATCAAATCCAGATATGCCACGTCTCGTTTTGATTCCATTAACAGTGATCATTGCTTTGATCGCAGGTGGAATTGTTGGTGCGATTCCAGGTATCCTCAGAGCCTATCTCGGTACATCAGAGGTTATCGTGACCATCATGATGAACTACATTGTATTGTATGTGGGAAATGCCTTTATTCATGCCTTTCCTAAAGATATTATGCAAAGTACAGATTCAACGATTCGTGTTAGTGCCAACGCTACATACCAGACACCATGGTTATCAGAGTTGACTGGAAATTCCCGTATGAATATCGGAATCTTCTTTGCAATCATTGCTGTAGCTGTGATTTGGTTCTTGCTAAAGAAAACGACTCTCGGTTTTGAAATTCGTGCAGTTGGTCTCAATCCCCATGCCTCAGAGTACGCTGGTATTTCAGCAAAACGTACAATCATTCTATCAATGATTATCTCTGGTGCTTTGGCTGGTCTTGGTGGAGCGGTCGAAGGTCTTGGAACTTTCCAAAACGTTTACGTTCAGGGATCATCATTAGCTATCGGATTTAACGGGATGGCAGTTAGTTTGCTTGCTGGAAATTCACCAATTGGAATTCTCTTTGCGGCCTTCTTATTTGGAGTTTTGCAAGTAGGAGCACCGGGTATGAACGCTGCGCAAGTTCCATCTGAGCTTGTCAGCATTGTAACAGCGTCTATTATCTTCTTTGTCAGCGTTCACTATATTATCGAACGCTTTGTCAAACCTAAAAAACAAGTTAAAGGAGGTAAGTAA
- a CDS encoding ABC transporter permease: protein MSITTLLTLLVSSMLIYSAPLIFTSIGGVFSERGGVVNVGLEGIMVMGAFSGVVFNLEFAEQLGTATPWISLLVAGIVGAIFSLIHAVATVHFRADHVVSGTVLNLMAPALAVFLVKVLYNKGQTDNLSQTFGRFDFPVLADIPVIGDIFFKSTSLLGYIAIAFSFLAWFILFKTRFGLRLRSVGEHPQAADTLGINVYKMRYLGVVISGFLGGIGGAIYAQSISVNFSVTTIVGPGFIALAAMIFGKWNPIGAMLSSLFFGLSQSLAVIGSQLPFLQGVPAVYLQIAPYVLTILVLAAFFGKAVAPKADGINYIKSK from the coding sequence ATGTCTATTACAACATTACTCACCCTCTTGGTCTCTTCTATGCTGATTTACTCAGCACCACTTATTTTTACGAGTATCGGAGGAGTCTTCTCTGAACGTGGTGGTGTCGTTAACGTCGGTCTTGAAGGAATTATGGTTATGGGAGCCTTTTCTGGGGTTGTCTTTAACCTTGAGTTTGCAGAACAACTTGGAACAGCGACTCCTTGGATTTCCTTGTTAGTTGCTGGTATTGTGGGAGCTATTTTCTCTCTCATCCATGCAGTCGCTACAGTTCATTTCCGTGCGGACCATGTTGTCAGTGGTACAGTATTGAACTTGATGGCTCCTGCCCTAGCAGTTTTCTTGGTTAAAGTTCTTTATAACAAAGGACAAACGGATAACTTAAGCCAGACTTTTGGACGTTTTGATTTCCCAGTTTTGGCTGATATCCCTGTGATTGGAGATATCTTCTTCAAGTCAACCAGTCTACTAGGTTATATCGCGATTGCCTTCTCTTTCCTTGCTTGGTTTATTCTCTTTAAGACACGTTTTGGTCTTCGTCTTCGCTCTGTTGGTGAACACCCTCAAGCAGCGGATACCTTGGGGATCAATGTCTACAAGATGCGATATCTTGGGGTTGTTATTTCAGGTTTCCTTGGTGGAATTGGGGGAGCGATTTATGCTCAATCCATTTCAGTTAACTTCTCAGTGACAACTATTGTCGGACCTGGATTTATCGCCCTTGCTGCGATGATCTTTGGTAAATGGAACCCAATTGGTGCTATGCTTTCTAGTCTTTTCTTTGGACTTTCACAAAGTTTGGCAGTTATCGGTTCTCAATTACCTTTCCTACAAGGAGTGCCAGCGGTTTACCTTCAAATCGCGCCTTATGTCTTGACTATCCTTGTCTTGGCAGCCTTCTTTGGAAAAGCAGTTGCACCTAAGGCAGACGGTATCAACTACATCAAGTCAAAATAA
- the plsY gene encoding glycerol-3-phosphate 1-O-acyltransferase PlsY translates to MMTFVLLILAYLLGSIPSGLWIGQIFFQTNLREHGSGNTGTTNTFRILGKKAGMATFVIDFFKGTLATLLPILFHLQGVSPLVFGLLAVIGHTFPIFAGFKGGKAVATSAGVIFGFAPAFCLYLAIVFFGSLYLGSMISLSSVTASIAAVIGVLLFPLFGFILSSYDPLFILIILALASLIIIRHKDNITRIKNKTENLVPWGLNLTHQNPKK, encoded by the coding sequence ATGATGACATTTGTATTATTAATTTTAGCTTATCTGCTAGGTTCGATTCCATCTGGTCTTTGGATTGGACAAATCTTCTTTCAAACAAATCTGCGTGAACATGGTTCTGGAAACACCGGAACAACCAATACTTTTCGAATTTTAGGTAAGAAAGCGGGTATGGCAACCTTTGTGATTGACTTCTTTAAAGGAACCTTGGCCACTCTCCTTCCAATCCTTTTCCACCTTCAAGGTGTATCACCTCTCGTCTTTGGTCTTTTGGCCGTAATTGGACATACCTTTCCTATCTTTGCAGGATTTAAAGGTGGTAAGGCTGTCGCAACCAGTGCTGGAGTGATTTTCGGATTTGCGCCTGCCTTCTGTCTCTATCTAGCAATCGTATTCTTTGGAAGCCTCTATCTAGGTAGTATGATTTCACTGTCTAGCGTTACCGCTTCTATCGCAGCCGTTATCGGAGTTCTCCTATTTCCACTATTTGGATTTATCCTGAGCAGCTATGACCCCCTCTTCATTCTGATTATCCTAGCACTTGCTAGCTTGATTATCATTCGTCACAAGGATAATATCACACGTATCAAAAATAAAACTGAAAATCTTGTCCCTTGGGGGTTGAACCTAACCCATCAAAATCCAAAAAAATAA
- the parE gene encoding DNA topoisomerase IV subunit B, translating to MSKKEININNYNDDAIQVLEGLDAVRKRPGMYIGSTDGAGLHHLVWEIVDNAVDEALSGFGDRIDVTINKDGSLTVQDHGRGMPTGMHAMGIPTVEVIFTILHAGGKFGQGGYKTSGGLHGVGSSVVNALSSWLEVEITRDGTVYKQRFENGGKPVTTLKKIGTAPKSKTGTKVTFMPDATIFSTTDFKYNTISERLNESAFLLKNVTLSLTDKRTDEAIEFHYENGVQDFVSYLNEDKETLTPVLYFEGEDNGFQVEVALQYNDGFSDNILSFVNNVRTKDGGTHETGLKSAITKVMNDYARKTGLLKEKDKNLEGSDYREGLAAVLSILVPEEHLQFEGQTKDKLGSPLARPVVDGIVSDKLTFFLMENGELASNLIRKAIKARDAREAARKARDESRNGKKNKKDKGLLSGKLTPAQSKNPAKNELYLVEGDSAGGSAKQGRDRKFQAILPLRGKVINTAKAKMADILKNEEINTMIYTIGAGVGADFSIEDANYDKIIIMTDADTDGAHIQTLLLTFFYRYMRPLVEAGHVYIALPPLYKMSKGKGKKEEVAYAWTDGELEELRKQFGKGATLQRYKGLGEMNADQLWETTMNPETRTLIRVTIEDLARAERRVNVLMGDKVEPRRKWIEDNVKFTLEEATVF from the coding sequence GTGTCAAAAAAGGAAATCAATATTAATAACTACAATGATGACGCCATTCAGGTGCTAGAAGGGTTGGATGCGGTCCGTAAACGTCCGGGGATGTATATTGGATCGACTGACGGTGCTGGCCTCCATCACCTAGTCTGGGAAATTGTGGATAATGCAGTCGATGAAGCCTTGTCTGGATTTGGTGACCGCATTGATGTGACCATCAATAAAGACGGAAGTTTAACCGTACAAGACCATGGTCGAGGGATGCCGACTGGGATGCACGCCATGGGAATTCCAACTGTTGAGGTTATCTTTACCATTCTCCACGCTGGAGGAAAATTCGGTCAGGGTGGCTACAAAACATCTGGTGGTCTTCACGGAGTCGGTTCTTCGGTTGTTAATGCACTCTCAAGTTGGTTGGAAGTTGAAATTACCCGTGACGGTACAGTCTACAAGCAACGTTTTGAAAATGGCGGGAAACCCGTCACAACCTTGAAGAAAATTGGTACAGCACCCAAGTCTAAGACAGGTACCAAAGTCACTTTCATGCCTGACGCGACGATTTTTTCTACGACTGACTTCAAGTACAATACCATTTCAGAACGTCTCAATGAGTCAGCCTTTCTCTTAAAAAATGTTACCTTGTCTTTGACAGATAAGCGAACAGATGAAGCAATCGAATTCCATTATGAGAACGGGGTACAAGACTTTGTTTCTTACCTCAATGAAGACAAGGAAACCTTGACGCCAGTCCTATATTTTGAAGGCGAAGACAATGGTTTCCAAGTGGAAGTTGCCCTCCAGTACAATGATGGATTTTCAGATAACATTCTATCATTTGTCAATAACGTTCGTACCAAGGATGGTGGAACTCATGAGACAGGACTCAAGTCAGCCATTACCAAGGTCATGAATGACTACGCTCGTAAGACAGGGCTCCTCAAGGAAAAAGATAAAAATCTTGAAGGGTCAGATTACCGTGAAGGATTAGCGGCCGTTCTTTCTATCTTGGTTCCTGAAGAACACCTCCAGTTTGAGGGTCAGACAAAGGACAAACTTGGAAGTCCTTTGGCTCGTCCGGTTGTGGATGGCATAGTATCTGATAAGTTGACTTTCTTCCTTATGGAAAATGGAGAACTGGCTTCCAATCTCATTCGCAAGGCTATCAAGGCGCGTGATGCTCGTGAGGCAGCTCGCAAAGCGCGTGATGAGAGCCGAAATGGTAAGAAAAACAAGAAAGATAAGGGCTTGTTATCTGGAAAATTGACTCCAGCCCAGTCTAAAAACCCTGCCAAGAATGAACTCTACCTAGTCGAGGGGGACTCTGCCGGTGGTTCTGCCAAGCAAGGTCGTGACCGTAAGTTCCAGGCTATCTTGCCCCTTCGTGGTAAGGTGATTAATACAGCCAAGGCCAAGATGGCAGATATTCTCAAAAATGAAGAAATCAATACTATGATTTATACCATTGGTGCGGGCGTGGGAGCAGACTTCTCTATTGAAGATGCCAACTATGACAAGATTATTATCATGACCGATGCGGATACCGACGGTGCCCACATCCAGACTCTTCTTTTAACATTCTTCTACCGTTACATGCGTCCGCTAGTTGAGGCAGGCCATGTCTATATCGCCCTTCCGCCTCTGTACAAGATGTCCAAAGGCAAAGGCAAGAAAGAAGAAGTGGCCTATGCTTGGACGGACGGAGAGCTAGAAGAACTCCGCAAGCAGTTCGGTAAAGGCGCTACGCTCCAACGCTACAAAGGTCTTGGTGAGATGAATGCGGACCAACTCTGGGAGACGACTATGAATCCTGAAACCCGTACCCTCATCCGTGTCACCATCGAAGACCTAGCACGCGCTGAACGCCGTGTCAATGTCCTCATGGGAGATAAGGTTGAACCACGTCGTAAGTGGATTGAGGATAATGTTAAGTTTACGCTGGAAGAAGCGACAGTATTTTAA